A genomic stretch from Acropora palmata chromosome 13, jaAcrPala1.3, whole genome shotgun sequence includes:
- the LOC141863889 gene encoding uncharacterized protein LOC141863889, giving the protein MEISRLLLMRLLCIMLIVVLLLGVVDTRSLKKAKRKSLAKHCGTKDHLCEHGSRKLCCAPGYTCKVATNRTKLQIKMKRNIGTCQEVLPLKHSEKEIEEHHPTQSAVTITFTVTKVQFSQTTSRITRLRSLSSPSVGH; this is encoded by the exons ATGGAAATTTCAAGATTACTTTTGATGAGATTGCTCTGTATTATGTTGATTGTTGTGCTTCTACTGGGAGTCGTGGATACCAGG tctctaaaaaaggcaaagagaAAAAGCCTTGCAAAACATTGTGGGACAAAAGATCATCTTTGTGAACATGGCTCCAGAAAG CTATGCTGTGCCCCAGGATACACATGTAAAGTTGCAACTAACCGGACGAAATTGCagataaaaatgaagcgaaATATTGGAACTTGTCAAGAAGTATTACCATTAAAGCACAGTGAAAAAGAGATTGAGGAGCATCACCCGACACAGTCTGCTGTGACGATAACTTTTACCGTTACAAAAGTTCAGTTTTCTCAGACTACCTCAAGAATAACAAGGCTGCGCTCTCTATCCAGTCCATCTGTTGGGcattga